One bacterium genomic window, CTCGGCATGGGGGAGCTGGCGCAGGGCGGCGCGGCGGTCGTCGAGGTCGGGAGCGGGCCGGTCGGCCTCGCCGGTTTCTTCCCCGCCGCGAAGCGGGTCCTGATCGATCCGCTCAACGAGTTCTACGGGCGCAATCCGGTCCTCACGAAGCTCCGCAACCCGGAGGCGGTCTACCTCGCCGGCCCGGGGGAGTCGCTGCCGATCGACGACGGGGCGTTCGATCTGGCGATCATCGAGAACTGCATCGACCACGTGCGGGACTGCGACGCGGTGATGCGCGAACTGCGCCGCGCCCTCAAGCCCGACGGCGTCCTCTACCTCACCGTCAACTGCCGCTCGCGGCTCGGCTATCCGGTCCACCGCGTCCTCTCCCGGCTGCGCCTCGACCGCGGCCACCCGCACACCTTCGTTCCGCGGAAGCTGGAGCGGCTCCTCCGGGCCCACCGCTTCGACGTCCAGGAAGTAGACCCGGAGTCGTACTGGACGTCGTTCTGGGCGGACCTCTGGTCGCCGCGCGGACGCGACCGGCTCAAGGCGCTTCTCGGCATCAGCGAGTACATCGCCAGCGCCGTCGCGATCCGCCGCGACGCCTGACCGCCGTCGCCCGCCGCGGGATTTCGCCGCCGGAACCGCAAACGCCGCTTGAGCGGACGGACCCGACCTACGTACCATTCACTGCGCCCGCGGGGAGGCGGGCGCGCCTCCCCCGTCGGCGAGGCCGCCGAAGGAGAGCGACGTGAATCCGCTCAAGAAAGGCGTGCTGCGCGTCGCCTGCTCGAGGACGATGAGGCGTCTCTACGCGCCCTTGCTGCGGAACCGCGCCGCGATCCTGATGTTCCACCGCTTCGCCTGCCCGGACGCGGGGGTCGAAGGGCACTCGCCGGCGACGCTGCGCGCGGTCCTCGAACGTCTGCGCCG contains:
- a CDS encoding class I SAM-dependent methyltransferase; the encoded protein is MVDGDRWQAAQEYERGYWERAAQRISEGAASQLDWYRWRADRLAARLSRLGMGELAQGGAAVVEVGSGPVGLAGFFPAAKRVLIDPLNEFYGRNPVLTKLRNPEAVYLAGPGESLPIDDGAFDLAIIENCIDHVRDCDAVMRELRRALKPDGVLYLTVNCRSRLGYPVHRVLSRLRLDRGHPHTFVPRKLERLLRAHRFDVQEVDPESYWTSFWADLWSPRGRDRLKALLGISEYIASAVAIRRDA